One window of Cohnella hashimotonis genomic DNA carries:
- the rpsO gene encoding 30S ribosomal protein S15, whose amino-acid sequence MALTQERKQELIELHKTHASDTGSPEVQIAILTENINNLTTHFRSHKKDHHSRRGLLKMVGQRRKLLAYLKNKDVKRYSALIEKLGLRR is encoded by the coding sequence ATGGCATTGACGCAAGAGCGCAAACAAGAACTGATCGAGCTGCACAAAACGCACGCTTCGGACACCGGATCCCCGGAAGTTCAAATCGCGATCCTGACGGAGAACATCAACAACCTGACGACCCACTTCAGGTCCCACAAGAAGGACCACCACTCGCGCCGCGGCCTGCTTAAAATGGTCGGCCAACGTCGCAAGCTGCTGGCATACCTGAAGAACAAGGACGTCAAGCGTTACAGCGCGCTGATCGAGAAGCTCGGCCTGCGCCGTTAA
- the truB gene encoding tRNA pseudouridine(55) synthase TruB yields MTQAKTHSFEGVLAVWKPAGWTSHDVVAKARRILGVKRIGHTGTLDPAVTGVLPICIGRATRMVEYLQELPKTYEATIRFGIATDTEDLTGEVLETCDAGGLSEAGIRETILSFVGDIMQVPPMVSALKVDGKRLYELAREGVTIERPARPVTIHEIRIGEIKTGIPSPEASFSVRCSKGTYIRTLCVDIGRKLGVPAAMAVLKRMESAGLAPEASLTLEEIARLRESGDLEERLVPADSLVPFPRATGGSLAASNARQGKAIPFELLSPVPDQDGLWRLYREDGAFLGLFESDMPGRRLKAVKVFHPEE; encoded by the coding sequence ATGACGCAAGCCAAAACGCATAGCTTCGAAGGCGTGCTGGCGGTATGGAAGCCGGCGGGGTGGACCTCGCACGACGTCGTCGCCAAAGCCCGACGCATTCTTGGCGTCAAGCGTATCGGCCACACCGGGACGCTCGACCCGGCCGTGACCGGCGTGCTGCCGATCTGCATCGGCAGAGCGACGCGGATGGTCGAATACCTGCAGGAGCTCCCCAAGACTTATGAAGCGACGATCCGCTTCGGCATCGCGACCGATACCGAGGATCTGACGGGAGAGGTGCTCGAAACCTGCGATGCCGGCGGATTGTCGGAAGCCGGGATCAGGGAGACGATTCTCTCTTTTGTCGGCGATATCATGCAGGTGCCGCCGATGGTATCCGCGTTGAAGGTCGACGGCAAGCGGCTCTACGAGCTCGCCCGGGAGGGCGTCACGATCGAACGCCCGGCGCGCCCGGTGACGATTCATGAGATTCGAATCGGGGAGATCAAGACCGGTATTCCGAGCCCCGAGGCTTCTTTTTCGGTCCGCTGCTCGAAGGGCACCTACATCCGCACGCTTTGCGTCGATATCGGCCGCAAGCTCGGCGTGCCGGCGGCGATGGCGGTTCTCAAGCGGATGGAAAGCGCGGGACTTGCGCCTGAAGCCAGCCTGACGCTCGAAGAGATCGCCCGTCTGCGGGAGAGCGGCGACCTTGAAGAACGGCTCGTTCCGGCCGACAGCCTCGTTCCTTTCCCGCGCGCGACCGGCGGGTCGCTGGCCGCATCGAATGCGAGACAGGGCAAGGCGATTCCGTTCGAGCTGCTCTCGCCGGTGCCGGATCAAGACGGCTTGTGGCGTCTATACCGCGAGGACGGCGCTTTTCTGGGCCTGTTCGAGTCGGACATGCCGGGCCGCCGGCTCAAGGCTGTCAAAGTATTTCATCCGGAAGAGTGA
- a CDS encoding bifunctional riboflavin kinase/FAD synthetase yields MERYDLTHTMLTAEGGLPSGACRERIAVAVGFFDGVHRGHAEVIRQAVASAREQGFTPAVLTFSPHPRTVLGKDGYHTVLTPLEDKLALFAELGIELAYVVAFDHGFAEVSAESFVRRLLLPLGVRTAVVGFDFRFGHRGQGDAEALRRLSDDEISVRVVEPVFEGNAKISSTRIRACLDSGDTETAAVLLGRPYAISGEIVHGDARGRLLGFPTANMLPADPYVIPRHGVYAVTVGGADGGTRELGGVINVGVRPTFDAPGGAPRLETNLFDFQGDLYGRTLTVRFHRFLRPETKFASFEALKSQISKDAEQARDELRSLGLR; encoded by the coding sequence GTGGAACGTTACGATTTGACTCATACGATGTTGACGGCGGAAGGCGGCCTCCCGTCAGGCGCCTGCCGGGAACGCATCGCGGTGGCGGTCGGATTTTTCGACGGCGTCCATAGAGGGCACGCCGAGGTGATCCGTCAGGCTGTAGCGTCCGCCAGAGAGCAGGGGTTCACCCCGGCCGTGCTGACGTTCAGCCCGCATCCGCGAACCGTTCTCGGCAAGGACGGCTATCATACCGTTTTAACGCCGCTCGAGGACAAGCTGGCGCTGTTCGCGGAGCTTGGGATCGAGCTGGCTTATGTCGTGGCATTCGATCACGGCTTTGCCGAAGTATCCGCGGAGAGCTTCGTCCGGAGACTGCTGCTGCCGCTCGGGGTGCGAACCGCCGTCGTCGGCTTTGACTTCCGTTTCGGCCATCGCGGGCAAGGCGATGCCGAGGCGCTCCGGCGGCTGAGCGACGACGAGATATCTGTCCGTGTCGTGGAGCCGGTCTTTGAGGGAAATGCCAAGATCAGCAGTACGCGTATTCGCGCATGTCTGGATTCGGGCGATACCGAAACGGCAGCCGTGCTGCTGGGACGTCCCTATGCGATATCGGGCGAGATCGTCCACGGCGATGCGCGCGGCCGTCTGCTCGGTTTTCCGACGGCGAACATGCTGCCGGCCGATCCGTACGTCATTCCGCGGCACGGTGTCTACGCGGTGACCGTAGGCGGCGCGGACGGAGGGACGCGCGAGCTCGGCGGCGTCATCAACGTCGGCGTCCGTCCGACGTTCGACGCGCCGGGCGGCGCACCGAGGCTCGAGACGAATTTGTTCGATTTCCAAGGCGACCTGTACGGTCGGACGCTGACCGTGCGGTTTCACCGCTTTTTGCGTCCCGAGACGAAGTTCGCTTCATTCGAGGCGCTCAAATCGCAGATCAGTAAGGATGCCGAGCAAGCACGCGACGAACTGCGGTCGTTAGGCTTGCGGTGA
- the pnp gene encoding polyribonucleotide nucleotidyltransferase, whose amino-acid sequence MSLGGRPLSLETGRLAKQANGAVVVRYGDTVVLSTVTASSGPKDLDFFPLTVNYEEKLYAVGKIPGGFIKREGRPSEKAILASRLTDRPIRPLFPEGFRNDVQIVSLVMSVDQDCPPEIAAMIGTSAALAISNVPFDGPIGGVIVGRVGGKFIINPTVAEEEKSDMHVVVAGTQDAIMMVEAEADEVPEADVLEAIMFGHDEIKKIVDTINQLVAVAGQPKMEVKLHAVDAAVESDVNAFAQARLVEAVRIEEKHARQEAIDAINAETVEHFSAVYADEPGKLGDVKEVLYDIVKNEVRRLITHDKVRPDGRKPEEIRPISGDVSLLPRTHGSGLFTRGQTQALSICTLGPLGEVQILDGIGLEESKRFMHHYNFPPFSVGEARPLRAPGRREIGHGALGERALLKVIPSEAEFPYTIRLVSEVLESNGSTSQASICASTLAMMDAGVPIKAPVAGVAMGLIKDGDHFTILTDIQGMEDHLGDMDFKVAGTAKGVTAIQMDIKIDGIDRSILTQSLEQAKEGRMFILGKMMEVMSEPRKELSKYAPKIITMHINPDKIRDVIGSGGKIINKIIEETGVKIDIEQDGTVYIASSDAAANDKARSIIEGIVREVIVGETYLGTVKRIEKFGAFVEILPGKDGLVHISQLSTERVAKVEDAVAIGDKIMVKVTEIDNMGRVNLSRKALLTTEVQSGQ is encoded by the coding sequence ATGTCGCTCGGCGGACGTCCGTTATCGCTCGAGACGGGCCGTCTGGCGAAGCAGGCGAACGGCGCCGTTGTCGTCCGCTACGGAGATACGGTCGTTCTGTCCACCGTCACGGCATCTTCCGGACCGAAGGACCTGGATTTTTTCCCGCTCACCGTCAACTATGAAGAAAAACTGTATGCCGTCGGCAAAATTCCGGGAGGCTTCATCAAGCGCGAAGGACGTCCCAGCGAGAAAGCTATCCTGGCTTCACGCCTGACCGACCGTCCGATCCGTCCGCTGTTCCCCGAAGGCTTCCGCAACGACGTGCAGATCGTCAGCCTCGTCATGAGCGTCGATCAGGACTGCCCGCCGGAGATCGCGGCCATGATCGGCACGTCTGCGGCGCTCGCCATCTCCAACGTTCCGTTCGACGGACCGATCGGCGGTGTCATCGTCGGCCGCGTCGGCGGCAAGTTCATCATCAACCCGACCGTCGCCGAGGAAGAAAAGAGCGACATGCACGTCGTCGTGGCGGGTACGCAGGACGCGATCATGATGGTCGAAGCCGAAGCCGACGAAGTGCCTGAAGCGGACGTGCTCGAAGCGATCATGTTCGGCCACGACGAGATCAAGAAGATCGTAGACACGATCAACCAGCTCGTCGCAGTCGCCGGCCAACCGAAGATGGAAGTCAAGCTGCATGCCGTCGATGCCGCCGTCGAGAGCGACGTCAACGCGTTTGCGCAAGCGAGACTCGTCGAGGCGGTCCGCATCGAGGAAAAGCATGCCCGTCAGGAAGCGATCGATGCGATCAACGCCGAGACGGTCGAGCATTTTTCCGCCGTTTACGCGGACGAGCCGGGCAAGCTCGGCGATGTCAAGGAAGTGCTTTACGATATCGTCAAAAACGAAGTTCGCCGCTTAATTACGCACGACAAGGTACGCCCCGACGGCCGCAAGCCGGAAGAGATCCGTCCGATCTCCGGCGACGTATCGCTGCTGCCGCGCACGCACGGCTCCGGCTTGTTCACCCGCGGCCAGACCCAGGCGCTCAGCATCTGCACGCTCGGTCCGCTCGGCGAAGTGCAAATTCTCGACGGCATCGGCCTCGAAGAATCCAAGCGTTTTATGCACCATTACAACTTCCCGCCGTTTTCGGTCGGCGAAGCCCGCCCGCTCCGCGCGCCGGGACGCCGCGAGATCGGTCACGGCGCACTCGGCGAACGCGCGCTGCTGAAGGTCATCCCGTCTGAAGCAGAGTTCCCGTATACGATTCGTCTTGTCTCCGAGGTGCTCGAATCCAACGGTTCAACGTCCCAGGCGAGCATCTGCGCCAGCACGCTGGCGATGATGGACGCAGGCGTGCCGATCAAAGCGCCTGTCGCAGGCGTGGCGATGGGCCTCATCAAGGACGGGGACCACTTCACGATCCTTACGGACATCCAAGGGATGGAAGACCATCTCGGCGACATGGACTTTAAGGTGGCAGGCACGGCGAAGGGCGTCACCGCGATCCAGATGGATATCAAGATCGACGGCATCGACCGTTCCATCCTGACGCAGTCGCTCGAGCAAGCGAAGGAAGGCCGCATGTTCATCCTCGGCAAGATGATGGAAGTCATGTCCGAGCCGCGCAAGGAACTGAGCAAATACGCGCCGAAGATCATTACGATGCACATCAATCCGGACAAGATCCGCGACGTCATCGGTTCCGGCGGCAAGATCATCAACAAGATCATCGAGGAGACCGGCGTCAAGATCGATATCGAGCAGGACGGCACCGTCTACATCGCGTCCTCCGATGCGGCCGCCAACGACAAGGCTCGCTCGATCATCGAAGGCATCGTACGCGAAGTCATCGTCGGCGAGACGTATCTCGGCACAGTTAAGCGCATCGAGAAG